Proteins encoded within one genomic window of Guyparkeria hydrothermalis:
- a CDS encoding sulfotransferase gives MAAPENRTKKYARVSELEALLKELNGKLAGANEKYLEDCSERFPKIFLMGAHRSGSTLFMQWLADSGLVAYPTNMLSRFFGAPLVGAKIQQLLTDPRYNFRNEILDFNSEINFSSDNGKTRGALAPNEFWYFWRRFLPFDKLDYLPPVELREKADLIGLRDELNALTNIFGKPFAMKAMIMNQNIPELAEQFDKALFIWIRRDPVFNIQSALEARKRQYGDIHTWYSFKIKEYPELKELDPLQSVAGQIASINESVDQGLAGLPDQKKLVIQYEDFCQRPEHYFEEIKDRLLAQDGIGDGESLGYTGETSFHSTNSWRLDEYRQEDAVRAYASIRDSRD, from the coding sequence ATGGCTGCTCCTGAAAACCGGACTAAAAAATACGCTCGCGTATCCGAGCTGGAAGCGTTGTTGAAAGAGCTTAATGGCAAGCTGGCTGGTGCGAACGAAAAGTACCTTGAAGATTGCTCGGAACGATTTCCAAAAATTTTTCTCATGGGGGCTCACCGTTCTGGCAGCACGCTGTTCATGCAATGGCTCGCCGACTCCGGCCTGGTCGCCTATCCAACCAACATGCTATCCCGCTTCTTCGGAGCACCGCTGGTAGGCGCGAAAATTCAACAGCTATTGACCGATCCCCGCTACAACTTCCGTAACGAAATTTTGGACTTCAACTCCGAAATCAACTTCAGCTCCGACAACGGCAAGACCCGGGGTGCTCTGGCTCCCAACGAGTTCTGGTACTTCTGGCGGCGCTTCTTGCCGTTCGACAAACTCGACTACCTGCCACCAGTGGAACTCCGGGAGAAGGCGGACCTCATCGGATTACGGGATGAGCTTAATGCGTTGACGAACATCTTCGGCAAGCCGTTCGCCATGAAAGCCATGATCATGAACCAGAATATCCCCGAACTGGCCGAGCAGTTCGACAAGGCCCTGTTCATCTGGATTCGGCGAGATCCGGTCTTCAACATCCAGTCCGCCTTGGAAGCCCGCAAACGACAATACGGGGATATCCATACTTGGTACTCCTTCAAGATCAAGGAATACCCCGAGCTCAAGGAGCTCGACCCACTGCAATCCGTGGCCGGCCAGATTGCTTCCATCAACGAATCCGTAGACCAGGGGCTTGCCGGTCTGCCGGACCAGAAGAAGCTGGTCATTCAATACGAAGACTTCTGTCAGCGCCCAGAACATTACTTTGAGGAAATCAAGGACAGGCTTTTAGCACAGGATGGTATCGGTGACGGAGAGTCGCTCGGCTATACCGGGGAGACGAGTTTTCACAGTACGAATTCCTGGCGGTTGGACGAATATCGCCAAGAGGACGCCGTGAGAGCCTATGCATCGATTCGCGACAGTCGGGACTAG